GCGAGCGTGTACTCGCCGCCATCAAGGAGCTGAGTTACCGCCCGGACCGGGTCGCCCAGGCCATGGCGTCCCGGCGGACGGACCTCATAGGCCTGATCGTGCCGGACGCGCGCCAGCCCTTCTTCGGGGAGATGGCGCACGCGGTCGAACAGGCCGCGTCCGAGCGCGGCAAAATGGTGCTCGTCGGCAACTCCGACTACGTCGGCGAGCGCGAGGTCCACTATCTGCGGGCCTTCCTCGGTATGCGGGTCTCGGGGCTCATCCTCGTCAGCCACGCGCTGAACGACCTGGCCGCCGCCGAGATAGAGGCGTGGGACGCCCGCGTGGTGCTGCTGCACGAGCGGCCCGAGGCGATCGACGACGTCGCGGTCGTCACGGACGACGTGGGCGGGGCGCATCTCGCCACCCAGCACCTCCTTGAGCACGGGTACGCGTACGTGGCCTGTCTCGGCGGTGTCGCGGAGACCCCCACGGTCGGCGACCCGGTCTCCGACCACGTCGAGGGGTGGCGTCGGGCGATGCACGAGGCGGGCCGCTCGACCGAGGGCCGCCTCTTCGAGGCGCTCTACAACCGGTACGACGCGTACCAGGTGGGGCTCCGGCTGCTGGCCGGGCCGGACCGGCCGCCGGCGATCTTCTGTTCCACGGACGACCAGGCGATCGGGGTGCTGCGGGCGGCCCGGGAGCTGCGGATCGATGTGCCGGGGGAGCTGGCCGTCGCCGGGTTCGACGACATCAAGGAAGCGGGGTTGACCGATCCGCCGCTGACCACGGTCGCGAGTGATCGGTCCGCGATGGCCCGGGCGGCCGTCGACCTGGTGCTCGACGACGGGCTGCGGGTCGCGGGTGCGCGGCGGGAGCGGCTGAAGCTGTTCCCGTCCTCGTTGGTGGTGCGGCGCAGCTGCGGGTGTTAGGGCGGTGGGCCGCGGTGTGAGGCGCGGCTGAGCGCCCACGTGGACGAGGGCACCCCTGCGTTTCCGCGGTATCCCCGGGCTCCGGCGTCTTTATATCGGGCATACGAGGTTCTGTCGGGCTTCTCAGGGAGCACTCAGGGAGCTCTCATGGTCGGGCGACAGAGTCTTACTCATGACCGAGAGCTTCCGCCGCAGCGGCGAGTACCCCCAGGGCGACCAGCAGCAGTCCGCGTACTCAGGACAGCCGTACGAGCAGTCGCACGAGCAGCCTTCCGCCTCCTCCACCCACCCCACGACCTCCTACCCGGCCGCCCACCCCGCTTCCTCCACGGCCTCCTCCGTGAATCCGGAGTGGCCGGCCCCGCCCGCGCACCAGCCGGCTCCGGCCGCGGACGCGGGTGCGCGGGGCGGGGCCCCCACCGCGCTCCTCACGGAACCGGTGCCCGCCTCCCCCGCCGTGCCCCGCAAGCGCGCCAAGGGTCCGCTGGCCCTGCTCGCCGCCGTGGCGATAGCCGCCGCGGCCGTGGGCGGAGGTACCGCGTACGCCTTCCAGGAGCTGACCGGCAGCGACACCGCGGCCGGCAGCGCGACCAGCACCAGCGTCGTGGCCACGAGCAAGAAGGGCACGGTCGCCGGGGTCGCCGAGGCCGTCAGCCCGAGCATCGTCGAGATCAGCGCGACCTCGAACGCGGGCTCCTCCACCGGTTCCGGCGTGGTCATCACGACCGGCGGCGAGATCATCACCAACAACCACGTGATCTCGGGCGCCTCCCAGATCAAGGTGCAGCTGAGCAACGGCAAGTCGTACACCGCGAGCGTCGTCGGCACCGACAGCAAGAAGGACCTCGCGCTGATCAAGCTGGAGAACGCGCCGTCGGGCCTCACCCCCGCGACGCTCGGCAACTCCGACGCCGTCAAGGTCGGTGACGAGGTCGTGGCGATCGGCTCCCCCGAGGGCCTGACCGGCACCGTCACCAGCGGGATCGTCTCCGCACTCGACCGGGACGTCACCGTCTCCACGGACGAGAGCCAAGGCCAGCAGCAACAGCAGCCCGGCGGAGGCGGCGGCAGCGGTCAGTGGCCGTTCGAGTTCGGCGGCCAGGAGTTCAACGGCGACACCGGCTCGTCCAAGACGACGTACAAGGCGCTGCAGACCGACGCGTCCCTCAACCCGGGCAACTCCGGCGGCGCGCTGATCGACATGAACGGCAACATCATCGGCATCAACTCCGCGATGTACTCGGCCGCCACGGACTCCTCGTCCTCGTCGAGCGCCGGCAGCGTCGGCCTGGGCTTCGCCATCCCCGTCAACACCGTCAAGGCCGACCTGGCCTCGCTGCGGTCCGGCGGCTCCGACAGCTGACCCAGGGCCACCCCCGACCGACCCGCCCCCGACCCCGGAGGTCGTCATGCAGACCGAGCAGACCAAGCAGGGCACGCAGGTGACGCAGATTCCGCAGATCCCGCAGATCCCGCAGATCAGGACCGTGTCCCACACCCTCGTCGGCGGCGATCCGGCCGGACTCGCCCTGGCCCTCGCGGTGGCCCGCGAGCTGCACGCGCCGGCGCCGCGCGCACCCGAGATGGCCACCGCGCGGGCCCCGCGCGGCACCGCGCGCCGCAGCGGCGCCACGGCCCGCACCCGCCGCACCGTACGGGGCTGACCCCCCGCCCTCCCGGCGGGCTCCGGCTCTACGAGAACAGCCCTGAAACGTGCGAGGCTGAAAGCGCCCCGAGCACGTCCCACCGCACCCGAGGAACTGACCGCGATGAGCCCCGCCGAAGGCGACCGTGAACCCCAGCGCATCCTGATCGTCGACGACGAGCCGGCCGTGCGAGAAGCACTCCAGCGCAGTCTCGCCTTCGAGGGGTACGACACGCAGGTGGCCGTCGACGGCGCGGACGCGCTGGAGAAGTCCATCGCCTACCAGCCGGACCTGGTCGTCCTCGACATCCAGATGCCGCGGATGGACGGCCTGACCGCCGCCCGCCGGATGCGCGGCGCGGGCACGACGACGCCGATCCTGATGCTCACCGCCCGCGACACGGTCGGCGACCGGGTCACCGGACTCGACGCGGGCGCCGACGACTACCTGGTGAAGCCGTTCGAACTGGACGAGCTGTTCGCGCGGGTACGGGCGCTGCTGCGGCGCAGTTCGTACGCCGCAGCCGCGGTCGGCGCCCCGGTGGACGACGCGCTCACCTTCGGCGACCTGCGCATGGACCTCGCGACCCGTGAGGTCACGCGGGCCGGGCGGCCCGTCGAGCTGACGCGCACGGAGTTCACCCTGCTGGAGATGTTCCTGGCCCACCCGCGCCAGGTCCTCACGCGGGAGCAGATCCTGAAGGCGGTATGGGGCTTCGACTTCGAGCCGTCGTCCAACTCGCTGGACGTGTACGTGATGTACCTCCGCCGCAAGACGGAGGCGGGCGGCGAGCCGCGCCTCGTGCACACGGTGCGGGGTGTGGGGTACGTGCTGCGGTCGGGCGGGGCGGAGTGAAAGGGTTCGTACGGCTGGTACGGACCCTGCCGCTCCGGTCGCGGTTGTCGCTCCTCACCGCGGCGGCGGTCGCGTTCGCCGTGGCAGCGGTCTCCGTGACGTGCTGGTTCATCGTCCGGGACCAGCTCTACAACCAGGTCGACGAGCAGCTGGAGAGCGCGCAGGTCTCGCCGCCACTGCTTCAGAGCATGCTGCGCAACTGTCAGCTCGCCGAACCCCAGGATCTCCAGCAGCCACCGAGTTCCCCCATCGTCACGATCTTCTACTCGGACGGCTCCACCTGCACGAATCCGATCAACCCGACCGTGCCGGTACAGTCAGCCGACCTGGAGGTGGCCAAGGGCACGGCCCATAGCGCCACGCACTCGGCCACGGCCGACAACGGCGCCGAGATGCGCGTCTACAGCCAGCAGGTCCTCGACGGCAAGACCGGACAGGTACAGAACGGCATCGCGGTCTCCATCGCCAAGCCCTTGAAGGACGTCACTGCACCCCTGTCCTCACTGGCCTGGATCCTGCTCATCGTGTCCGGCATCGGAGTGGTGGTCGCCGGAGCGGCCGGTCTCTGGGTCGCCCGGGCGGGTCTGCGTCCCGTGGACAAACTCACCGAAGCCGTCGAGAACGTGGCCCGCACCGAGGACTTGACCATCCGCATCCCCGTCGGGGACGACAGCGAGGACGAGATCGCCCGCCTCTCGCGTTCCTTCAACTCGATGACCGCCTCCCTCGCCAGCTCCCGTGAGCTGCAGCAGCAGTTGATCGCCGATGCCGGTCACGAACTGCGCACCCCCCTCACCTCCCTCCGTACGAACATCGAGCTGCTCACCCGCAGTGAGGAGACGGGCCGGCCCATCCCGCCGGCGGACCGCAAGGCGCTGCTCGCCTCGGTGAAGGCGCAGATGACCGAACTGGCCGCGCTCATCGGCGACCTGCAGACGCTGTCGCGGTCGGACGCGGGCACGCCGGCCGACCGCGTCCAGGTGGTGGCGCTGCAGGACACCGTGGAGTCGGCCCTGCGCCGGGCCCGGCTGCGCGGCCCGGAGCTGACGATCACGGCGGACGTGCACCCGTGGTTCGTCCGGGCGGAGCCCACCGCGCTGGAACGGGCGATCGTGAACATCCTCGACAACGCGGTGAAGTTCAGCCCCGAGGGCGGCGCGATCGACGTCGCGCTCAGAGGCGGCGAACTGACCGTACGGGATTACGGTCCCGGCGTGGCCGCCGACGAACTCCCGCACGTCTTCGACCGCTTCTGGCGTTCCCCGAGCGCCCGCGCGCTCCCCGGCTCGGGCCTGGGCCTGTCCATCGTGGCGCGTACGGTCCAGGAGTCGGGCGGCGACGTGGCGCTGGGCCCGGCCCCGGGCGGCGGCACGGTCGCGACGATCCGCCTGCCCGGCGCCCCGACCCCGCCGCCCGCCCTGGACGGGGGCTGACCGGGTCTCATCTCGATGTACGTCACATCGAGATGCCCGAACACCTCAAGCGCCGACCTCCCGCACGAACAGGCCCCACGATTCCACGCCGAACAGCAGCACCGGGCCTTGCGGGGCCTTGCTGTCCCGGACGGGTACGAGGCCGGGGTAGCCGTCGGCCACCTCGACGCAGTTCGTGTCTCCCCCGTCGCTGTACGACGACTTGCGCCAGACAGCGCCGTTCAAGTCGGGGGTTGGGTTCATCATCTGCACTCCTCCAGCAGGCGCTTGATGAACGCCGTCGACTCCACCGGAGTCAGCGCCGCGTCCCTGACCAGATCGTAGGACAAGCGGAAGGCAAGGACTTTGTCCGGATCGTCGATCAGTTCACCGATCCTGTTGCCTTCCACGTAGGCAACAGGCTCCCCGACCCTCTGCCACATCAGCGTCAGGTGGCTGTCCATGAGGTCGTGCACGCCTGCCGTGAAAGGCAGCACCTGAAGCGCGACTGACGGCAGCTCTCCCACCTCGACCAAGCGGGACAGCTGGTCCGCCCACACCCGCACCCCGGAAACGGGTCGTCGCAGCGCTCCCTCGTCCAAAATGACCCGGACACACGGCGCCGGATCGCGGTACAGCAATTCCTGCCGTCCCATGCGCGCGGCGACCTGCTCCTCAATGTCCTCGCCGTTGCCAGCCGTTGTCTGGGCGCCGGACAACCCTGACAACACCGCCCGGGCATAGCCCTCGGTCTGCAACAGGCCGGGCACCGCGAGCTGGAACTTCCACATCACGCTCGCCGTCGCCTCCAGCTCCATGAACGCCTTGTACTTGTCCTTGATGACGTCCTTGCGCGCGTCCCGCCAGAGGCGAACCAGCAGGTCACCGGAGTCGTAATAGCGGTCCAGGTCCTCCATGACGGTCACCTTGGACAGCCGTTTGCCCGCTTCCAGGCGGCTCAGGTAGCTCTTGTCGTACGCCGTCTCCTGGGCCAGTTGCCCCAATGACTTACCCGCCTTCTGACGCAGGTGCCGAAGGGTCCGGCCCAGGCCCGCGAGCCCCGACTCCCCCTCCGCGTCAACGCGTTCGTCCACGTCACCCCTCGCCGTTGTCCGGGCGCCCAGGCAACGGGCGCCCCCTTCCGCAGCGTACGGGCGTGCCGTGACGATGTGGACACGAACGGTGATCGCCGCTCGTCACAGCCCCCTCTGTCACGAGGAGTTCAGCCATGAGTGGACCCGGTACGAAACTCTGCGCGGCGCTGTTGCGCGTCCTGCTGCCCGCCCGGGGACGGCACCGGGCGGCGCCCGTGCGGCGCGGGTGCCGCTGCCGGCTCGTCGCGGCGCACGCGTGAACGGGCCGTTGCGGCTGCTGCCGTGGACGACACCGGACGGCAGGCCCTGCTACCTGAGTACCGACAGCGCGGACAGCAGGCTGTCCCGGCTCGCCGACGATCTGGAGGCGGACCAGCTGGACTCGGGCGAACAGGTCCTCGCCGGTGCCAGGGCCGTTCTCGCCGACGACAAGGCGGGCGAACCCGCCGTGCGCTTCGCGCTCACGCGCGCGGTGGAGTCTCTGGGAGAGGTGCTGCGCGTCGCGGCCAGTCGAGGCGCGCGCGTCCCCGCCGCGCGGGGTGTCACTCGTCGAGGGACTCGGGGGGCAGCCGGCCCGTGAGCAGGGCGCGGGCGAGGGTGGTGAGCGGGATGGTGTGGCCGAGGGCGTAGGAGCGGAGTCTGAGGAGGGCCTGGGCCGGGGGTATGCCGAGCCGGTCCGAGAGATATCCGGTGGCCTGGTGGATCTCGGCGCGCCGCAGCACCAGGTCGGACCGCGGTCCCGTCTCGTCGGCCGGGGCGGCGTCCGCCGTGTCCAGCAGCAGGGCGACCAGGGTCCGGGACAGGCGCCGCAGGTCCCGCCACTGCGTGTCGGTCAGGGCGCCGGGGGCGGTGCGGTACCCCGTCAGTACGCCGACCGTGGCGACACCGAGCAGGAGGGGTACGGCGACGACGGCACGGACGGCGGTGTTCACGGCCTCGGGCAGGAAGGCGGGCCAGCGCGCGGGATCGGTGGCGGCCAGGTCGGGCTCGGCCAGCGGACGGCTCCGGGGGGCGGCCTCCAGGGTGGGGCCGTCGCCGAGGGCGAACTGCAGTTCCTCCAGCTCGGCACCCAGCCCTCCGGACGGTTCGTCCCATACGAGTTCCGGTAACCCGCTGTGGGTGACCGCGCTCAGCGCGAGGAAGTCCAGGCCGAGCAGCCGGGCCAGGCCCGCGGGCAGGCCCCGTAACCCGAGCCCGGTCCGGGCGGCGCGGGCCGCGCAGGACAGGAGCGAGGTCGGTCCGTCAGCGGGGCACGGCGTACCGTCCCTTGCGTGGTCCTCCGCGTGGTCCTCGTCACCGCTCGGCACGGGCTTGCAGTTCCGGCGGGATGGAGCCGTTCGCGACCCGGGTGGCGACGTCGCCGAGTTTCTCCCGCTGGGAGCGGGCGTAGCCGCGCAGCCGGTTGAAGGCCTCGTGCACGTCGACCCCCAGCTTCGCCGCGAGCACGCCCTTGGCCTGTTCGATCACGATGCGGGTGTTCAGGGCCGTCTGCAGCTGTTCGATGAGCTCGTCCTTGGTGCGCTGCAACTGCCGTTGAACCAGCCAGGCCCCGGCGGCGTCGGCCAGGATCTGCGCCAGCCGCATGTCCCGCGCGTCCAGCGCGCCGGAGTCGGCGCCCATCAGGTTGACGGCGCCGAGGGTGTTCGTCCCGGCGCGCAGCGGTACGGAGGCGACCCAGGTGATGCCCTCGCGCAGCGCCCGGGGGGCGAACCGGGGCCAGCGCAGGGCACCGACGCTGCCGGGACCGAGCATGACCGGCGCGAGTGCGGCACCGGCACGGGTGCTGTCGACGCAGGGGCCCTCGTCGAGGTCGCGCTGCTCCTCCTCCAGGCTCCTGCACATCTCGTCGGAGGCGGTGAGGTAGTCCACCCGTCCCGCCTCGTCGAGGATGGTCGTGCCGGCGCCGCGCAGCCCGCAGAGGGTGACCAGGTGCGTGGTGAGGTCGTGCAGGAGACCCAGCACGTCGCTCTGTTCCGTACGAGCGGCCATATCGAGGACGGCCTCGGCGACCCGCACCTCACGTTCCGTGGTGTGCATCGAGAACCCTCCAGTTTTCGAACCGATCGGGGAGCGTCGCCGCGCCGCCGTGGGCACCGCCGACGCTGTGGGCACTGCCGTCACTGCCGGCCGCGTCACGTCCAGCCAACTCCCGGGCCGGGTCGCCGCGACATGCGGGGAACGCAGCGGTCGGCATCGGGCGTGCGGAAAACGCGGAGCCGGGCGGCGGCGGCCGGTCCGGTGGGCTCCCGCGCGGGCTCCGTCTCTTCCGGTGTGCCGGACCGGCACGGCACGACACGGCACGGGACGGCACGGCACGGCACGGCACGGCACGGGACGGGACGGCACGGCACGGCACGGCACGGGACGGCACGGGACGGGACGGCACGGGACGGGACGGCACGGCACTGCACGGCACGGGACGGGACGGGACGGGACGGGACGGGACGGCACGGCACTGCACGGGGCACCACGGCACGGACCTAGAACGCTTCAAGTGCCGTGCCGCAGCAGGGCCTCGTGGGCAAGCCGGCCGGACGCCGCGGCGATGTCGGCGAGGCCGAGGCCGGTGTGCGCGTACGCGTGCTTCTGCGGGGCGTAAAGAAAAACGCCCCCGGGGCCGAAACAGTCTTCATCGCCGTCGGGAGAGAACTGCCGGACAATACTGCCCGTCCGTACATTGCCCAGGCAGATCCGGCTCAGGACCTGCGCGTCGTGCCGCATGTCGTAGTCGAATTCCAGATCTTCACTGTCGAAATCCAGCGTCTCAATCACGGTTCCCCTGGTGAATCACAAGGCCCTAGCAGCCACGCGCACCGAAGAGGGCGAAGCCGAAACATCCCCCTCACTCTTCCACCCCGCGCACCCCGAATCCAGCGTTGGCCGTCGAAATAAAAAAGCGCACCGAAAGGAAACGCATATATCCAATGGACCGCGATATTCCGGTTGTCCCCACCCGTAGAGCTCGTAACACGATCATGATCGGCGCTTCTTGAGCCGTCTCCAGCAGATGAGGCTGCAGGCGAGGGAGATGAACGCGTCGTGGAGTTCTGTGCGGCGTTCCCATCGCACGGCGAGCCGCCTGAACTGGTGGAGCAGGGCGAACGTTTGCTCGACGACGTAGCGGAGTTTGCCCAGGCCCTTGATGTTCGGGGCGCCCTTGCGGGAGATGACCGGCAGGATCCGGCGCCTGCGCAGCTCGTCGCGGTTGGGGTTGGAGTCGTAGCCCTTGTCCCCGAGCAGCGAGTCGGGGCGGCGGCGTGGCCGGCCGGGACGGCCGGCGACATGCGGGACGCCGTCGACGAGAGCGAGGGTCTGGGTGACGTCGTTGACGTTGGCCGCGGTGGTGATGACCTTGAGAGGGGTGCCGCGTCCGTCGCAGATCAGATGGTGTTTGCTGCCTGTCTTCCGCCGGTCGACCGGTGACGGACCGGTGTCGGCTCCCCCTTTTTCGCGCGGATGTGAGAGCCGTCCACGCACGCCCTGGACCAGTCGAGTTCGCCGGCCGCGTTGAGTTCCGCGAGCAGGATCCGGTGCAACTGGTCGAAGACACCGGCCTGCTGCCACCGCTCAAGCCTGCGCCAGCAGGTCTGCCCGGAGCCGAACCCCAGCTCCAGGGGCAGCAGTTGCCAGGCTATGTCGTTGTGGAGCACGTACAGGATGCCCTGCAGACACAGCCGATCCGCCACCGGCCGAGGCCCGGGTGACCGCTCCGGCCAGGGCGGCAGCAGCGGTTCGATCAGGGCCCACAAGTCGTCGTCCACGATCCACGGTCGAGTACTCACACCTTCCCGAACGGCCGGATCACCCAACGGTCACGCCCGGCCAGGGCACTTCAACAAGATCGTGTTACGAGCTCGTAGGCGCGGGACAGCGGCGGCCGTCGGCGTCCCACCGGCCCCGGCCGCCTCCTGACCCGGACAGCCGGATCTACGGGCTCGACCGCAGCAGCGGCAGGGTCGTCTCCGTCGGGAGCGGGCGCGCGAGAGCCGCGTACGTCCCTCCGCGCGCGAGCAGTTCCTCGTGCGTGCCCTGCTCCACCAGCCGTCCGCCGTCCACGACGAGGATCCGGTCGGCGTCCGGGGCGAGCGTCAGGTCATGGGTGATCAGCACGGTCGTACGGCCGGACACCAGGCGCCGCAGCGGCTGTACGACCCGGCGCGCGGCGAGCGCGTCGAGGCCGGCGGTCGGTTCGTCGAGTACGAGGACGGGGGCGGCCCGGAGCATCGCGCGGGCGATGGCCACCCGTTGGAGCTGCCCGCCGGACAGCACGGCCGTGCCGGGCGTGATCGGCGTCTCGTATCCGTCGGGCAGGCGGCGGATGAACGCGTGGGCGTCCGCGTCGCGTGCGGCCCGTTCGATCTCCTCGTGCGTGGCGCCCGGCCGCCCGCACGCGATGTTCTCGCGGATCGTGCCGTGCAGGACGAGGGTCTCCTGCGGCAGCAGGGCCACGTTCTCGCGCAGGAACGCGAGGGTGACGTCCGTGAGCGGGACGCCGTCGAGGCGGATCGCGCCCGCCGAGGGGTCGTAGAAACGGGTCAGGAGTTTGGTCAGGGTCGATTTTCCGGCCCCGCTCGCGCCGGCGATCAGCACGAACTCGCCGGGCCGCGCGGTGAACGTCACGTCGTGCAGGCTGTCGTGTGCCGCGCCCGGGTAGCGGAAGGAGGTGTGGTGGAAGGAGATCCGGCCCTGTACGGGCCATTCGTCGGCCGGGGTGGCGGGGTCGATGACGGCCGGTTCGGTGTCCAGGATCTCCTGGAGCCGCCGGGCTCCGGCGGTCGCGGCGGTCAGGGTCAGGCCGAGTTGGCCGAGGTCGCGGATCGGCGGGTAGAGGTAACCGAGGAAGGCGGCGAAGGCGAGCAGCTGGCCCAGGGACATCCGGCCCTGGGCGATCTCCCAGGCGCCGAGCCCGATCACGGTGAGGACGCAGAGCGTCTCGACGACCTCGACGAACTGCTCGTACAGCTCGCTCGCGCGGGCCCCGCGCACACTGGCGCGCAGCCAGGCGCGCGCCTCGCGGTCGAGCCGCTTCTCCTCCGCGCCGCGCCGGTTGTACGCCTGGGTGAGCACGATGTTGCCGAGGGACTCCTCGACGACCGAGGTGATCGCGCCGTCGGCGGTCCGCTCGTCCCTGGCCGCCTTCTGGACGCGGCCGGCGAAGCGGCGGGCCGCGACGAGGAAGAGGGGGGCGAGGAGAAAGGTGACCAGGGCGAGGTCCCAGCGGAGCCAGAGCGCGGCGGCGGAGTAGAAGAGTGCCGAGAACGCGGCGGAGACCGCGCCGACCGCGCCCGAGACCACCAGCTGCTCGATGGCCTCGACGTCACCCGTGAGCCGTTCCACCAGGTCGCCGCGGCGGTACCGCTGGAAGAAGTGCGGGGGCAGGTCCTGGACATGGCGGAAGACGCCCGCGCGCAGCCGCAGTACGAATCTCTCGGCCGTGCGGATCGCGAGGGAGTTGCCGAGATAGCCGACGGCCGCGCCGAGCACGGCCACCGCCAGCCAGGCACCGGCCGGAGTCCAGAAGGCGCTGAGCGAACCGGCCGTGAGCGCGTGGTCGGTGAGTTCCGCGAAGAACAGGATCGAGGCCGTCTCCGCCAGCGCGGCCCCGATCACGGAGCCGATGATCAGCACCAGTCGGCCGCGGTCGCCGCGCGTCAGCGGCCAGAAACGCGCGAATGCCTCCCGTACTTCTCGCATGGCGTTCCATTCCCTTTCCCTGCCCGCGTCCTGCCGGTTCTCCGCCGGGGTGGTCATCCACTTCCCGGGTCCGGGAAATGGCCGAGGCGGGGTCCCCGGATCGAATCCGGGGACCCCGCCTCGTGGCGTCTCCTACTTGTTGCCGACCGGGCGGCGGCGCTGCTGCTTGGCCGCATGCTTCGGCGCGGGCTTCGCGGCCTGCTTCTTGGCCGCCGGAGCGGACTTGCGGGACTTGCGGACCGGGGTGACCTTGTGGAAGCTCATGCGATGTCTCTTTCCTGTGCGGGTGTTTCCTTTGCCGTAAGCCCTGTTCGGCTTCGACACGGAAAACACTACGGGCACACGGAGACGGAAATCGCCAATTCCGCTGAGACCTCGATGAATTGCGACTGAGACGGTTCTCAGACGCATTCGGGAACCAGTTCCCTGTTCACACAGGCTTTATTACGTGGCTTACCCCGGCTTCAGAGCCTGTGTCATACACAGGCTCTTACTGGACGACGGTGATGCGGTTCGCCGCGGGCGGCGCGATCGGGTTCGTCGCGGAGGAGTTGGCCAGCAGGTACTTCTCCAGCGCGGCGAGGTCGTCGTCGCCCACCAGGTCGTCGGTGCCGAGACCCAGCGTGGTGAAGCCGTCGCCGCCGCCCGCCAGGAAGCTGTTCATCGCGACGCGGTAGGTGGCGGCCGGGTCGATCGCGGCACCGTTCAGCTTGACCGAGTCGGCGACGACCCGGTCGGCACCGCTCTTGGTGAGGTCGAGCGTGTAGGTGAGGCCCGACGACACCTGCAGCACCTTCGGCGAAGCCGCGTTCGAACCGCTGACCTGCTCCTTCAGCACCTGCACGAGCTGCGCGCCGGTGAAGCTCTGCAGATTGACGGTGTTGGCGAACGGCTGGACCGTGAAGCCCTCCGCGTACGTCACCACGCCGTCGCCCTCGCTGCCCTTGGCCGCGTAGGTCAGGGGGGCCCGGATACCGCCCGGGTTCATCAGCGCGAGGTCGGTCTCGGGGTCCAGCTCCTTGCCGTACGCGAGCTGCGCGTCGGCGATCAGGTCGCCGATCGGGGACTCGGTGCCGACGTTGGTGATGTCACCGGAGATGTAGCCGATGGGCTTGTTGCCGATCGGCGCCGCGAGGGTGTTCCACTTGGTGATCAGCTCGGTCATGTCCGGGGCCTTGGCCACGTCACGCGTCACCACGTGGTTCGCGGAGGCGACGGCGGTCCGGGCGATGTCGCCGGTGCGGCGGTCGTACGTGAGCGTCGTGTCGGTGTAGAGCCGTCCGAAGGACGCCGCCGAGGTGACCGTGCGGG
This sequence is a window from Streptomyces ortus. Protein-coding genes within it:
- a CDS encoding ABC transporter ATP-binding protein; amino-acid sequence: MREVREAFARFWPLTRGDRGRLVLIIGSVIGAALAETASILFFAELTDHALTAGSLSAFWTPAGAWLAVAVLGAAVGYLGNSLAIRTAERFVLRLRAGVFRHVQDLPPHFFQRYRRGDLVERLTGDVEAIEQLVVSGAVGAVSAAFSALFYSAAALWLRWDLALVTFLLAPLFLVAARRFAGRVQKAARDERTADGAITSVVEESLGNIVLTQAYNRRGAEEKRLDREARAWLRASVRGARASELYEQFVEVVETLCVLTVIGLGAWEIAQGRMSLGQLLAFAAFLGYLYPPIRDLGQLGLTLTAATAGARRLQEILDTEPAVIDPATPADEWPVQGRISFHHTSFRYPGAAHDSLHDVTFTARPGEFVLIAGASGAGKSTLTKLLTRFYDPSAGAIRLDGVPLTDVTLAFLRENVALLPQETLVLHGTIRENIACGRPGATHEEIERAARDADAHAFIRRLPDGYETPITPGTAVLSGGQLQRVAIARAMLRAAPVLVLDEPTAGLDALAARRVVQPLRRLVSGRTTVLITHDLTLAPDADRILVVDGGRLVEQGTHEELLARGGTYAALARPLPTETTLPLLRSSP